A region from the bacterium genome encodes:
- a CDS encoding 4-hydroxybenzoate octaprenyltransferase — MFKKLYSFFILIKFEHTIFALPFAYMGGMISYKGIMPFYYWLWITLAGVSARTFAMLLNRIIDKEIDRKNPRTKNRPFITGKIKIKETIPILILSIFLFFFSCFKLNLTSLFLSPIALFLISSYPYTKRFTWASHFYLGLCLSCAPIGGFLAVSGRLDISALILGLFVILWVSGFDIIYSLLDMQFDKEYNLYSIPQRFGEERALQISFFLHILSGFLLIPFGILSSFGLKYWMGAFFIFLLLIRQHIIIRDRKRINEAFFTTNGIISILLFFIVLSSY; from the coding sequence TTGTTTAAAAAGCTCTATTCATTTTTTATCCTTATAAAATTTGAGCATACAATCTTTGCCCTTCCATTTGCCTATATGGGAGGAATGATAAGCTATAAAGGGATTATGCCCTTTTATTACTGGCTTTGGATTACACTAGCAGGGGTTTCTGCAAGGACATTTGCTATGCTTCTAAACCGTATAATCGACAAAGAAATTGATAGAAAAAATCCAAGAACAAAAAACAGACCATTTATTACAGGAAAAATAAAGATAAAAGAAACAATACCCATTCTTATTCTCTCCATTTTTCTCTTTTTCTTCTCTTGTTTCAAGCTTAATCTTACCTCCCTTTTTCTCTCCCCCATTGCCCTATTTCTTATTTCATCTTACCCCTATACAAAAAGGTTCACTTGGGCTTCCCATTTCTATCTTGGCCTTTGCCTATCTTGCGCACCAATTGGAGGCTTCCTTGCTGTTTCTGGAAGGCTTGATATTTCAGCTTTAATCCTTGGGCTATTTGTCATATTATGGGTCTCTGGCTTTGATATTATCTATTCCCTACTTGATATGCAATTTGATAAAGAATATAACCTTTATTCAATTCCCCAAAGGTTTGGTGAAGAAAGGGCCCTTCAGATTTCTTTTTTTCTCCACATCCTCTCTGGTTTTCTCCTTATCCCCTTTGGAATATTATCCTCTTTTGGATTAAAATATTGGATGGGTGCATTTTTTATCTTCCTTCTTCTGATAAGGCAACATATAATCATAAGGGATAGAAAGAGGATAAATGAGG